The stretch of DNA AAGTCACCCATCATAAAAGTATGTGGATCAGTTACGCCCGACGCTTGGAAAATATCGTACGATTGTAAAGCAGCAATCGGCACACCAATAAAGTTTACCAAATCGTTTCCGGCGAAAGCCAAAGCCAAAGCAAAGGTTCCGATCAAAATAATGATACGCAGAATGTTGATTTTTAAGATAATAAGAATTTGGGAAACAATGGTCCAAAAAACGAAGTTGATTCCGATCAATAATAACTGATTATGGGCAATCCAGTCTTTCGCATTGTCACTAATAAAAGTTAAATTTTTAGCACCTTTTATCAAGATGAAAAAAGATATAGCAGTGATAGCAACTCCTCCCAAAATCCCTCCATAACGTTTGATTCTCGCTTCTGAATTGAACGTGAAAATAAAACGCGTAACGTATTGTACAAAAGAGCCTACAATAAACGAAAGGAATACCGAAAGAACAATGCTGACAACTATCTCCGAAGCTTTCTCGGTATTGATATAATCGAGTACTGTATATAGAGCTTGATCGCTATTGAGAACTTTGATAAAAGCCAAACAAGTTGCAGCACCTAGGAGCTCGAAGATAATCGAAACGGTTGTCGAGGTAGGGAAGCCGATATAGTTGAACAAATCGAGCAAAATGACATCGGCAATCATTACTGTGAGCATAATAATCATCAAATCATAAAAGGAGAACATAGAGGGAACGAAAATACCACTCCGAGCAATTTCCATCATACCACTCGAGAAGATTGCTCCGAAGAGAAGACCACAAGAAGCAATAATCATGATTGTTCTAAAACTTGCAGCTTTTGATCCGATAGCAGAATTTAAGAAGTTTACGGCGTCATTACTTACTCCGACCATAATATCGAGTATAGCCAAGAGAACTACCGTAATCAGAATAATAATAAAAATTTGTTCCATAAATTAGGTGTTATCTACTGTGTTTAATTTTGTAAGTATTATAAAATGTAACGGTAACAAATTTCTGGTGTTTATTCTTATTGAATGTTAAAAGAAGGTTATCAAATATAAAATATGGTTGAGATGCACGGTAATAATATCATAATCAATGTAAAATAACTAAGAAATATTTTTTTTAGAAATATTTTTTTGTAATTTTGCATGCCCAAAAATGGGATTTTAATAATAAAAAGGAATATTTAATTAGTATGCCAACAATTCAACAATTAGTTAGAAAAGGTAGAAAAACTCTAACCAAGAAGAGTAAATCGGCTGCTTTGGAGTCATGTCCACAACGTCGCGGAGTATGTACGCGTGTTTATACGACTACCCCAAAGAAACCAAACTCGGCTATGCGTAAAGTAGCTCGTGTAAGGTTAACCAATGGGAAAGAAGTAAATGCGTACATCGGTGGTGAAGGTCACAACTTACAAGAGCACTCGATAGTATTGGTGAGAGGAGGAAGAGTAAAAGACTTACCAGGTGTTCGTTACCACATTGTACGTGGAGCATTGGATACTGCTGGAGTAAACGGACGTACACAGCGTAGAAGTAAGTATGGAGCGAAACGTCCAAAAGAAGCTAAAAAATAAATTTAAGGAACAATGAGAAAGACAAGAGCTAAAAAAAGACCTTTACTTCCGGATCCTAAATTTAATGATCAGTTAGTAACTCGTTTCGTGAACAATCTAATGTATGATGGTAAGAAATCTGTAGCTTTTAAGATTTTCTATGATGCACTAGATATTGTAGAGCAACGCAAAGAAGATGAAGAGAAATCAGCATTAGAAATTTGGAAAGACGCGCTGTCTAATGTAATGCCACACGTAGAAGTTCGTTCTCGTCGTGTAGGTGGAGCAACATTCCAAATCCCGATGGAAATACGTCCAGACCGTAAGATTTCGACTGCTATGAAGTGGTTAATTTCTTACTCTCGTAAGCGTAATGAAAAATCAATGGCCCAAAAATTAGCGGGTGAAATTATTGCAGCAGCAAAAGAAGAAGGTTCAGCTTTTAAAAAGCGTCAAGATACGCATAAAATGGCTGAAGCTAACAAAGCATTTTCACACTTTAGATTCTAATCAGTCATGGCAAGAAACTTATTATATACCAGAAATATTGGGATTGCTGCACATATCGATGCAGGAAAAACAACCACTACAGAGCGTATACTTTTCTATACGGGGAAAAACCATAAGTTGGGAGAAACGCATGAAGGGTCTGCTACCATGGACTGGATGGAGCAGGAAGCAGAGCGTGGAATTACCATTACTTCTGCAGCAACAACCTGTAAATGGAAGTTCCCGACAGAACAAGGTAAACCACTTCCTGGTGCACAAGAATATCATTTCAATATCATCGATACTCCAGGTCACGTTGATTTTACCGTTGAGGTAAACCGTTCACTTCGTGTGTTAGACGGATTAGTGTTCTTGTTCTCTGCAGTAGACGGAGTAGAGCCGCAATCGGAAACCAACTGGCGTTTAGCCGATAATTACAAAGTTCCACGTATGGGGTTTGTAAATAAGATGGACCGTCAGGGAGCAAACTTTTTAGGTGTTTGTCAGCAAGTAAAAGATATGTTAGGGTCGAATGCTGTGCCAATCGTTTTACCAATTGGTGATGAGGCAGACTTTAAAGGTATCGTTGACCTGATAAAAAACCGTGCGATGGTATGGCATGATGAAAATCATGGTATGACGTTCGATATCGTAGACATTCCAGCTGAAATGGCTGATGATGTAAAACAGTACCGTGCACAATTAATCGAGGAAGTAGCTGCTTACGATGAAGACTTGTTAGAGAAATTTATGGAAGACGAATCTTCTATTACAGAGGACGAAATCCATAACGCTCTACGTGCTGCAACATTGGATATGTCTATTATCCCAATGACTTGTGGTTCATCGTTCAAAAACAAAGGAGTACAATTCATGTTAGACGCAGTTTGTCG from Weeksella virosa DSM 16922 encodes:
- the rpsG gene encoding 30S ribosomal protein S7; protein product: MRKTRAKKRPLLPDPKFNDQLVTRFVNNLMYDGKKSVAFKIFYDALDIVEQRKEDEEKSALEIWKDALSNVMPHVEVRSRRVGGATFQIPMEIRPDRKISTAMKWLISYSRKRNEKSMAQKLAGEIIAAAKEEGSAFKKRQDTHKMAEANKAFSHFRF
- the rpsL gene encoding 30S ribosomal protein S12, with product MPTIQQLVRKGRKTLTKKSKSAALESCPQRRGVCTRVYTTTPKKPNSAMRKVARVRLTNGKEVNAYIGGEGHNLQEHSIVLVRGGRVKDLPGVRYHIVRGALDTAGVNGRTQRRSKYGAKRPKEAKK